ATAAAGCTCAACTGCTTCTTTAATATTTGCCTGTACTTCTTCTAGGGAATCACCTTGAGATTGACAACCAGGAAGTTCAGGACAATAAGCATAATATCCATATTCATCTTTTTCGATAACGATACTAACTTTATACGACATATCACAGTTACCTTATGTATCTTTGGTTGAGATAGATTTATCAATTTCGTAAAATCAACATTGAGATCAGGTTATTCTTAATGTTAAATTTACCAATTAACTACCGCTAAAATTGTTACCTTCGTAAATTCTAGATCGGCAGTCACTAAGCTTGCTGAATTTTGAATCGTCATTGCTGCAATTACTGCATCTGGTAATTTCAACCGATATTGCTGGCGAATTTCAATGATTTTCTTAATTAAAACAGCATCACTCGCCACTAAACTGATAAGCTCTACTCGTTGCAAAAACTGCTCAAAAAGTTGACGATCCTCTTGACTCAGCCCAGAAAACGCCAGAAATTCAATTTGGCTAATAACTGAAACTCCAATCCAATCAGCATCTTGAAGTAATTGAATAAGTTGAGAACTTCCTTGAAGCACAGACACAATTGCATTCGTATCCAACACGTAGCGATTACCATTCATCGCGTAGATTCCTCTGCATTCCTACCGCGTCTCCCTGCCAAGTTAATCGCCCCACCAAATCGGAGAAATCATAATTAGGTTGCTGCTTTCCCTCTAAAGAAACTGGATTCAAAACAACTACAACGTTCACTTCAACAGCCGCTAACTGGGTTGGAA
Above is a window of Nostoc sp. UHCC 0702 DNA encoding:
- a CDS encoding type II toxin-antitoxin system HicB family antitoxin — protein: MSYKVSIVIEKDEYGYYAYCPELPGCQSQGDSLEEVQANIKEAVELYIETLSNSEKQALQNKEIFTITLEVKVA
- a CDS encoding type II toxin-antitoxin system VapC family toxin — protein: MNGNRYVLDTNAIVSVLQGSSQLIQLLQDADWIGVSVISQIEFLAFSGLSQEDRQLFEQFLQRVELISLVASDAVLIKKIIEIRQQYRLKLPDAVIAAMTIQNSASLVTADLEFTKVTILAVVNW